The following nucleotide sequence is from Anabaena sphaerica FACHB-251.
CTTCGCTTGTTGACTCCATTGTTGTACTAACTCAACTGCTGGACACAAATCACGACGCTGGAATGTTGCTACTTGCAAACGCATAATTTGTTGGTGCAATCTGTGAGTGGGAATTTCCGCTAACTGCGTCACCGAAATCACACCAGCATGAAGTAATAAGCCGCAATATTGAATTCCCACACTAGGAAGACGTGCCAAATCCGCCAAAGCCATCCATTTATTTACATATTGAAGATGTACCTGTAATTTATTGGCTAATACTAATCTTGCTTCTGGAGTTTTTCCCTGTTTGAGTAGTTCTCCTGTGGTGGTAATGCCACAATTTTGGAGTTTGGATTCTTCCTCTGGGCTTAATCCTGGTAATTTTTCAATCGGCCAGTCACAAGCTTGCAGGAAACTTCTACTCTTTGTGTGTTTAATAGCCATTTCTTCCTTTAAACATGAGTTTATTTATATCTTGCACCACCAATTACCAATTAGCCCATTATTAACTCACCGCGCATTACAGTTATAGCTTGTCCAGCCAGAAAAACGCGGTTTTCACCTGGATAATTAACCTTAACAACACCACCTCGACTAGAAGCTTGGTAAGCTAAAAACTCATCTTTTTTCAACCTTTCGCGCCAAAATGGTGCTAAACAACAATGTGCTGCACCAGTCACCGGATCTTCATCAATACCCAACCCAGGGGCAAAAAACCGAGAAACAAAATCATATTCTGAATCACCAATACTCGTAACAATCACATTAGCAATAGGTAAGTTTTTCATCTGTTGAAAATTCGGTTGCATTTGTCGCACCAATTCCGCCGATTCAACTTCTACTAAATAACCAAGAGAATTTAGGTAAACGGATTTATAAGCAATTCCCAAAACTTCATTTAATTCTGATGGTGGTTCTATGGATTTGGAATGATTCACCGGGAAATCTAACTCAACCCAGCCGCCTTTCAATTTGGCAATTAATAGGCCGCTTTTTGTATGGAAATGGGCTTCTTGATTCAGTGATAAATGTCCCTCTGACCATAATACATGGGCGCTGGCTAAAGTGGCGTGACCACAAAGGGGAACTTCTACAGTCGGTGTAAACCAACGTAAATTAAAACCGCCATTTTTTTTGATTAAAAAAGCGGTTTCTGATAAGTTCATTTCTTGGGCGACTTTTTGCATCCAGTCGTCAGGTTGGGGAGTTGCTAATACACAGACTGCGGCTGGGTTGCCTTTAAATGGTGTATTGGTGAAAGCATCAACTTGGGTAATGATTTGGTTCATAGGAGGGTAAGAAGTTAAGATAGGGTATATTTCACACCAAGGAAGAGAGGGATCGTAATCTTTGTCAAAAATTAATCTTAAAAAGCCACATCTTCATAAACATCGGTGAGATTGGCTAAAAGTCAGATCAGAAAGTTATTATATTGATTATTTGCATAATATCATTTATTGCTGGGTTAAAATACAAGTATACCGCCTGAGAATGAATTCTCAGGCTCATAGCAAAAGTCGGGTGAAGCCGACTAAAATAATTTACGTAACTACAATTGATGATAATTTAGTGATAGAAAATTATTTTTTTGATATCCTGTAAATCCTGATTCAGACAAATGCACGGATAGAAAAGTTGAATATTTTGATTTCGCTCAAAGTCCAATTCTAGAAAGTCAGCAAGAATTACATTTACAACTTTTAGAAAAAAATCAAAATAACCAATTAAGAGGTTGTTTGAAAAGTATTAGATGAAACCAATAATCTTCAGTAACCTAACCCCCCTTCCCCCCTTCCCTACGAGGGAATGGGGGTTTCAAAGCCTCTCCCCGCGTCGGGGAGAGGTTTGGAGAGGGGTTTATTTATACATTCAAAACTTTTCAAACATCCTCTAAGTGAATCTGATAGGTTATTGTTGAAATCTCTGCGAGTGAGTGCTGATTATTTAATGTTGAAAAAAGCTTATAACTATGTACTTTTAAGGTGGAAAGGTTTTTCTCTTCCAGATTTCGAGCAATTACTATAATACCAGTGTCATCTTTTATTTACTCAAATTTGTAGGAAAAGCAACATCTTCATAAACATCAGTAAGAGGACAATAAAAACTCACACTGGTTAATTCTAATTGTTGATTTCCTCTATAGCTATAAAGAACCCATCTTCCTTCAGAATTGCGCCGAAAACAATCAATTCGTTGCCGATTTTGACTAACTAAAACATATTCTTGTAAAGTGTCTAATTCTTGATAATCACTAAATTTATCACCTCTATCTAAGGCTTCTGTAGAAGGTGATAAAACTTCAATAATTAAACTCGGATATCGTTTAAAATATTCAAATTGTGTATCTCTTGAATCGCAAGTTACCATGATATCAGGATAATAGAAAATATCGAGAGATTCAATTCTCGCTTTCATGTCAGCAACATAAAGCCGGCATCCTGTACCACGAATGTGGTTTCTTAAAAGGGCGACTAAGTTAGCAGTAATTGTTACATGAGCATCACTAGCCTCAGCCATTGCATAAATTTGCCCTTGGATATATTCATGTTTAATAGGGCTGGATTTTTCAGTTTCTAAATATTCTTCTGGGGAAAGATAGGGTTGAAATTGGCTAAGGGTCATATATTTTTATGATTGACATGAGATGATTGTGTGGGAATGTTCTTAGTATAGCAATGATTAATATCTTTTATTTCGCGCAAAGAGACAAAGGGGCAAAGGTGCAAAGAAAGAAATGTATTATAAAATATATATAGGTCAATTACCAGAATAAATCATGAATATCCAAATTAAACCGGAATTAGAGGAAATTATTCAAGCACAAATTGCAACGGGTAGATATGCAAATGCTGAAGATGTAATTAGTAAGGCTTTGAAGTTACTTTTGGAGTGGGAGAAAGGTTATCAGAATTGGGTGGAAGAAACACGAGAAAAGGTTGATGTTGCTATTGAACAATTGGATAGAGGGTAAGGTATTGATGGGGAAGTTGTGATTTCACAATTGCGGGATAAGTTGGCATTTATCAAAAATAAATAATAATTTCTAATAAAAACAAATACGAACTTTGATTAATTATCACAATTTAAGTTAAAATAGTAGTTAGATTTGAGGTTAAAAATATGACTCACATAACATCAAAAAAAGTGGTAAGAAGAGGAAGGATTTTCCCTGAATTGACTATATCACCGGAAGAATTAGCTAGACGAGAAGCAGATGATGAAATATTTTATCAATGTTGTCGGGCAATTTTTGAGCGTGTCCGTCCTGAATATATTGAAAGTCACTATGGTTGGTATATTGCCATAGAACCAGATAGTGGAGAATATTTAGTTGATCAGGATAGGATGCAATCTCATAAAAGAATGTTGGAAAAATATCCTCAAGCTAGACACTTCGTTTTTTGTTTGAATGAAACGGGGACAACTGGCACGATATGATAGAGGGTTATTTTGGAGAAAATGGGCAAATATTTTTTGAAATTGAATTAGTCACTAATGATGGCTTAAATCTTGCTGTAGATGCCCTATTTGATACGGGATTTGCGGGTTTTATGGCTATTAATACACAAGATTTAGATGGATTAGAATGGGTGTATAGTGGGGAGGAAATGTTACGGACTGCTAAAGGTGAATCAAAATTTCAGATTTATTTAGGTCAAGTGATATTAGACGGAAAGCAGTATCAAATTCCTGTGAATGTGGGCAAAGGAATTAATGAGATTTTATTGAGTTCTGAGTGGTTAAAGTTATTGCGTTTAGTTGTGGATTTTCCAGAGGATATTTTGACTTTGGGATAATTTTTTATTTCGCGCAGAGCCGCAGAAATTGAAACTTATCGGCAATGTTTTAAGTAACTATCATTCATCAGCTAATAATTCTTCTAAGATTTCCTCTGTGAGTCCTTTGGATTGAGCATTTTTACCAATTCTATCAAAAATAGTTAGTAAATCTTTACCCTCGAAGCTATTCAAAATATCTTCAGGTAAGGGAGCGTCAAAATCATCTGGAACAATGAACTCTCCAGCACATAAACCATAAGGTCTGAGTTGTGGAGATGTGGGGGAAACTGGTTTAATTTCTGCAATTGCTTTACCTGATTCGATGATAATTATACTTTCTCCTGCTGCTACTTGATGAAGATAGCTAGTGAGGTTTTTTTGGATTTCATCAATGGTTATGGTTAACATGAGATGATTGGGTGGGAATCTTTCTAGTATATCAAGAAATTATGAATATTTTTATCTCACGCAAAGGCGCAAAGACGCAAAGGAAGAATCGCAAGGTTTTAAGTAATTGCAAATTCTGTATATTGTCTGATATCGGCTGGTTGGAAGGCTAAAACTATTTGATTTTTAGGAATATCAGTGTTAACAAGTTCGTTGGCTATACCGTATTCTGTTCCGTCTCTTTGAATCCAGATTTTATTGTTGATTATGTCTATATGAACTAAGCAACCATGTACTCGTTGATTATTTTCCCAGCCTAATGTTAGTAGTAGGTAATGGTTGGCGGTTTGGTCTATTATTAGTTGTCTTTCTAGTTCACCGTAAGCGTAGGGAAGTTGGGAATATTCGGTTAATATTTTTTGAATGATTTGGCGATATTTATCTAAGGTATCCATTGCAGTATAATCTCTTGTTTGGAGTAGAAGACAAGTAAACAAAGGCATTGATTTTCTAATAATATTTTACCAACTGGTTTTTGAAATAGTTCTGATTTTCGTTTCGTGCAAAGAAAAAATGAAACCCGAAACAAAGGTTTTTGTAATGTTACCTATTGACAAATGATAAAAGTTACGTATAATAGTGCGTAATATCATATTCAGATTAAGTCAGCGTTTCTTGAAAACGCAGGTATCATGTCAATTGCAATTTTTAGCAATGCTTTCTCAGATGAGTTAGTGACAGCCACGGAGTTGAATCGTCAACCTGGACGAGTTCTAGACAAAGCTTATGAACACCCAATTACTATTACTAGAAATGACCAATCTTTTGCGCTGTTGCGTCGTGAGGATGTGGCTTATTTAGTGAAAGGGGTAACACAAAGTAAGGCTGTTTTTGAGGTGTTATCGGTGGGATTTCGGTTGTTATTGGGTCAAGAAATTGGTTATGAACATCCTTATGGTTGGTTGCGGGTTTTTGATGCGGATGAATTGCAAGATTTTATTAAAGAAGTGAGTGAGGCTTTTCGTTTAACTGATACTTCTAATCAGGCTTGGGATTTGATTGATGCTATTATTTATGAATGGAAAGAAAGTTCTATAGCTATTAGTAGTCCTGAGTTAGCAGCAGCTTTTAATGATGAAACTGATGAAATACCTTTAACATCACCTATTAATAAAAGTGGTGGTTAAATTATTTTATGTCAGATAATGCTGCTGAAAATGAGTTAATAGATAATGTAGAACCACCAGAAGTAAAATTATCTGCACCTGCATTATCTCAAACAATTGGAACTTGGTTAGTAGTTGCTAAAAACAAAAGGGTTAATCGAGATTGGGAAGCATTAATGCAACGTTATCCAGAAAACTGCTCTCGTTGTTATCAAGATTTATGTAATGCACCAACAACTAGACAACCAAAGCGGGTTTTTTCTTTAAAGGGTAAAGTTTATCAAGGTGTTTGGGAGTATGAAGTTACAAGCGGTGATAGGGTATTTTATGTTCCTAATGAGGAGCAATTAAAGGTTGTTGTCTATTATGCGGGGAAACATCCTAAAAATGCACCTGTACCATAATTTATATCTCACGCAAAGGAAGAGAAGTGTTATAAAATATATACAGGATAAATAGCAGAATAAATCATGAATGCTTACAAGACTTATATCACGATTGAAGACCCGAAGCAGGTAGTTTTATCTGATTTACCTTTTCAAGTTGGACAGCGTGTGGAGATTATTGTTTTAGCTGAAGATAACCCGCAAATTACAATTAGTAATAAGTTGCGGAATTTATTTGATAAAACTCAGGCTATTCCTGGTGTGGAAGAGGTTACAGAGGAGGATATAGCCGCAGAAATTGAAGCTTATCGGCGTGGGGAATGAAAGTTATTATTGATACTAATGTTTTAGTTTCTGCTGTTCTCAAGGGGAGAGAACCAAGGGATGTTATTCAATTTGTTGTGGATAGTCCTAATTGTGATTGGGTTGTTTCTGAGGAGATTTTATCAGAGTATCAGGATGTGTTAAGTCGGAAGAAGTTTAAGTTGACAGATGAAGTCAGAAAAGAATGGTTAGAAGTTATAGATTTGGTAACTAAATTAGTTGATGTTCAGGTAACAATAGATTTTGCTAGGGATAGAAAGGATGAAAAGTTTTTAGCTTGTGCTGTCGCAGCAGAGGCGGATTTTTTAATTACTGGAGATGCTGATTTTAATCAAGCACAGAATTTAGTGAATACTACTATTGTTTCTGTGTCTATGTTTAAGCGGTTGGTTTGTGATTTTAGGGAATAATCAGGCGATTAGAAATCGCGGCTATATAAACAAAGTCCACCTTCGTGGACTAAAAACAAGATTTTTGAACCCGCATAGGCTAGGTCGTAGTCGTTGACACATACTAGCAACCTTGTTATAATCTTGATGGTTTTATACAGGGTTGTTATTTATGCAAGTAAAACATAGTTTAAAAAATTCTGACAAACAAATAACTTATTATTTAACAGAAGAATTAGGTAAAGGTTGTTTTGGGCAAGTATGGGGAGGAATAGATAGCAACCAAATTCCAGTTGCTATTAAGATTTTTCATTTTACTGATGATAAAAATTTGAAAGCCTGGGTTAATGAAATTTCAAATCAAATAGGTTTTGATCATAAAAACATAGTTAAAATTTATGATTTTTTTATTGATACCGAGCCTTATACTAGTAATACTAGGTTAGTAATAGTTATGGAAAAAGCTTTAACGAGCTTAGATAAATATTTGCAAATTAATAAAAATTTTTCTTCAATTCATGTTTGTTGGATAGGTTGTCAATTATGTGATGGTTTATTTGAAATTCATAACTCTACAGTCATACATAGAGATTTAACTTTAAGAAATATTTTATTATTTCCTGGCTATCATGTAAAAATTGCTGATTTCGGAATATCTCAAAGGAAGTCTGATTTATATCTTCCTATTGTGTCTAATACTGGTTTTCCTAATGCTATTCCTCCAGAAATTTTACAACAGGGCTACTCCGATTTTCAATCAGATATCTACCAGCTAGGTTTAATTCTACTTACATTATTAACAGGACAAGAACCTATTCCTCAAAATTTAGACCGTGAAATAATTAATCATTTGATAAATGAGGGGCAACCAAGAAAAATAGCTGAATCATTAATTGAAAAATTTGGAAATTTAGCATATATAATTTCTTGTATGTTACGTCGAAGATTAGAATGGCGTTATCAAAGCGTATTAGAATTAAGAGAAGATTTAGATAAGGAATTAAGAAACATACAGATGATCCAAATGATACAGATGAACCAAATAGTTAAGAACTTTAATCAAGAATTTTACCAGTAATAGACAGGGCTTGCTGAAAAAGTTTTTTCGTGATGACTAGGAGGTAGGAAACAGCTATATGGATGAAATTTTTAACTATTTCTCGATAATCTAACTTTTCCATAAGACTATAAAGTTATAGTAATAATTCGTAGGTTGGGTTAAGCAAAGCGCAACCCAACGCAATAAAATTATAAAGATGTTGGGTTTCGTTCCTCAACCCAACCTACCACTGTTAAAAAATATCACGCAACATTGTTATTAGGTTGCCCCTTCGCGTAGCCAATCATAAAAACTCAGAATAGTTTACACCGTCGTAAACCATAATAAAATACATACTTACTCACCGAACGGCGTTAGCCAGGTGAATAAGTATTAGCTTGAAAACAGAGGGCGGCGCTCCACCGCCCAACAGAGGGCAGCACTTTACTGCCCAAATGCAAGGCTGTTTTACCTGTTAACAATGTCACGTGATGATTAAAGTATAAAACATGGAATGTATAAAAAGCAAGTTTTTTAGAACGGCGGCTCATCTAAATCGTCAAAGGATGATTGCAAGTTTTTTAAGTAATTTAAAAATTCTACTAATTGTTCTTCTGTTAATTCTTGGAGAGAGCGTTTATTATAAGTTTTAGTTAGATACATCCGTCTTTTTGTTTTACTATAACTAAGTTTACTAAGTTTATAATAAATCTGATTAATTATGTAAGATTGAGTCCGAATTACTGGACTATAATCACTAATCTTATCCTTTTTAATTCCATATTTTTCTTTAATTCGGTGTATCTGTTCTATAAATTTACCACCTTTTTCTGGATTTACCATTGAAACAAAATTAGCAAAACCTTCAATTGCAGCAATAATATCCTTGGACTGTCCCCAAGTATAATTTTGCAACCCATCTTTTTCAATTTTATAAAGAACTGCACGAAAAGTTTTAAGTTTATCTCTAGGGATATTAAGTTTTTCATTAACTATCACACCAGTTACTTCTTGTCTGCGATAATTGCGAACTACCCTAGTTTTATTTTCATTAATTTCAAAGTCCTCTTTTTTAACAATCAAATTGGTAAGTTTCAGAATATTATTGACATTCACAAGACTTTCACCAGAAGCAGAAAAAGTTAAATCATCAGCATAGCGAGTATAATCAAAACCATATTGTTTAGCCATAAAGGTTAATTTCCTATCTAACCTACGACAAAGAATATTTGTAATTGCTGGACTACTCGGTGCGCCTTGGGGTAAATAACGATCTGTCCATGATAGTAAACTATTAATTTCTCCGTTTATTTCAACTTCTTTAATTTTTGCTTCTGTGCAAATCAACGCGAAAATTGTTGAGGCTGTTTCCGAATATCCAAAGGATTTAAAAAGTCCCTTAACTCGTTTATAAGAAATTGAAGGAAAAAAATCTTTGAGATCAATGTTAATAATTACTTCTTTACCTACATGAATCTGTGCATTTGTAACTATAGAGTGTTTCAGACGGAAACCGTGAGCAGCATCATGTAGTTCTAGTTTTTCAAGAATATTATCAAGAATCCAATTTTGAGCTTTTTTTAATAATTTTTTTGGTGCGGAAATTTGCCGATATCCACTCGGTTTTTTGGGTATTTGAAAACGAATGTAGTGATCATTTTTGCGGGAAAAGGACAGAAATCGCAATCCTTTAACACTAATTCCCATAGCTTGAGCAATTTCTTCATGGGAATTATATGTAGGTAAGTTTTTATTTTCTAATCTTTCTTGATTAAACTGGGAATTCTCAGCCCGCTTTTTTCGCAATAACTCAATAGTTTGTAATCGGCTAGAAAGGAAATTTTCCAATTTATTTAATTCGGATGATATTAAATCATAGATTTCTTGTTCTAAGTGCCAAGTACCTTTATATTCAATATAAGAAAATTCATCATTATCATTATTTTTAGAAAAATGCGAATAATCTTTTCCAATTAAATTTTGAAGTTTTTGAAAGATATTTGTATATTCTTGATCAGCTATAAGTGTATCAGCTTTTTTTAAATCAGCAATTGCACCTTGATCATCTCTTTGTTTCCTAAGAACTAAACCCCTGTAGTGATAAGCTTGACAACAATTTGAATCAGTAGAAATAATTTTGTTAAAACAATCAATAGCTTCGCTATATTTATTTTCTTGGTATAGAGAAATTCCTATAGTTATCAGATGATTAGTGTTCATATTATTTGTAAATGCAACTGATTGGAGATTTATGAGTAAAATATTGATTACATGATATTTTCTATTATAAATTAGAACATTACTCTTCTTTCGTGGTTCATTAAATAAATCCATAACACAAAACGAAAAAAAAGGGATAAGCAAAAAGCCTATCCCCAAAAAATCAACTAATTAATGATTTACGTTCCAGACTGCCAAGAATTGGTATAGTCAATTTGATCTGCTGTCAAACTATCAATGAAAATGCCCATAGCTTGCAACTTCAAACGAGCAATTTCTTCATCCACTTCTCTAGGAATAGAGTGCAAACCAGCAGCTAAACTACCCTTATTCTTCACTAGGTATTCAACAGCTAATGCTTGGTTAGCAAAACTCATATCCATAACTGCGCTGGGGTGTCCTTCAGCAGCAGCCAAATTAATCAAACGTCCTTGTCCGAGTACAACTACGGATTTACCATTTGTCAATTTATACTCTTCTGTGAAAGGACGGACATCCTTGATTTCCTTAGCATTAGCGGCTAAGTATTTCAAATCAAGTTCCAAATCAAAGTGACCAGAGTTACAAACGATCGCACCGTCTTTCATGACATCGAAGTGTTCACCGCGAACGACGTGCTTGTTACCTGTGACAGTAATGAAGATATCACCGTGAGGTGCTGCTTCCGCCATTGGGAGGACGCGGAAACCATCCATAACGGCTTCAATAGCCTTGATGTGGTCAATTTCGGTGACGATGACGTTTGCACCCATCCCACGGGCGCGGAGGGCTGTACCCTTACCACACCAGCCATAACCGACAACGACAACAGTTTTACCAGCTAATAAAATATTTGTAGCGCGGATAATCCCGTCTAAGGTAGATTGACCAGTACCATAGCGGTTATCAAAGAAGTGCTTGGTGTCTGCGTCGTTGACGTTCATCGCGGGGAAGGTAAGAACGCCTTCGTTAAACATGGCGCGTAACCGCACGATACCAGTTGTGGTTTCTTCCGTGCTACCAATCAAATCAGCGATTTGATTTTGGCGATGTTGAACTAATTCTGCTACCACGTCGCTACCGTCATCAACAATGATGTTGGGGCGATGATCTAAGGCGATTTGCACGTGGCGGCTATATGTAGCGGCATCTTCGCCTTTTTGAGCAAATACGGAAATTTCATGATCAGCTACAAGACTTGCAGCTACGTCATCTTGAGTTGATAAGGGGTTACTAGCAATTAAAACTGCATCAGCACCACCGGCTTTAAGAGCGATCGCTAA
It contains:
- a CDS encoding DUF4332 domain-containing protein — encoded protein: MAIKHTKSRSFLQACDWPIEKLPGLSPEEESKLQNCGITTTGELLKQGKTPEARLVLANKLQVHLQYVNKWMALADLARLPSVGIQYCGLLLHAGVISVTQLAEIPTHRLHQQIMRLQVATFQRRDLCPAVELVQQWSQQAKVIGNS
- a CDS encoding PhzF family phenazine biosynthesis protein → MNQIITQVDAFTNTPFKGNPAAVCVLATPQPDDWMQKVAQEMNLSETAFLIKKNGGFNLRWFTPTVEVPLCGHATLASAHVLWSEGHLSLNQEAHFHTKSGLLIAKLKGGWVELDFPVNHSKSIEPPSELNEVLGIAYKSVYLNSLGYLVEVESAELVRQMQPNFQQMKNLPIANVIVTSIGDSEYDFVSRFFAPGLGIDEDPVTGAAHCCLAPFWRERLKKDEFLAYQASSRGGVVKVNYPGENRVFLAGQAITVMRGELIMG
- a CDS encoding Uma2 family endonuclease, which encodes MTLSQFQPYLSPEEYLETEKSSPIKHEYIQGQIYAMAEASDAHVTITANLVALLRNHIRGTGCRLYVADMKARIESLDIFYYPDIMVTCDSRDTQFEYFKRYPSLIIEVLSPSTEALDRGDKFSDYQELDTLQEYVLVSQNRQRIDCFRRNSEGRWVLYSYRGNQQLELTSVSFYCPLTDVYEDVAFPTNLSK
- a CDS encoding ribbon-helix-helix domain-containing protein — protein: MNIQIKPELEEIIQAQIATGRYANAEDVISKALKLLLEWEKGYQNWVEETREKVDVAIEQLDRG
- a CDS encoding aspartyl protease → MIEGYFGENGQIFFEIELVTNDGLNLAVDALFDTGFAGFMAINTQDLDGLEWVYSGEEMLRTAKGESKFQIYLGQVILDGKQYQIPVNVGKGINEILLSSEWLKLLRLVVDFPEDILTLG
- a CDS encoding type II toxin-antitoxin system Phd/YefM family antitoxin, with product MLTITIDEIQKNLTSYLHQVAAGESIIIIESGKAIAEIKPVSPTSPQLRPYGLCAGEFIVPDDFDAPLPEDILNSFEGKDLLTIFDRIGKNAQSKGLTEEILEELLADE
- a CDS encoding XisI protein, with translation MDTLDKYRQIIQKILTEYSQLPYAYGELERQLIIDQTANHYLLLTLGWENNQRVHGCLVHIDIINNKIWIQRDGTEYGIANELVNTDIPKNQIVLAFQPADIRQYTEFAIT
- a CDS encoding putative toxin-antitoxin system toxin component, PIN family, giving the protein MKVIIDTNVLVSAVLKGREPRDVIQFVVDSPNCDWVVSEEILSEYQDVLSRKKFKLTDEVRKEWLEVIDLVTKLVDVQVTIDFARDRKDEKFLACAVAAEADFLITGDADFNQAQNLVNTTIVSVSMFKRLVCDFRE
- a CDS encoding protein kinase domain-containing protein, producing the protein MQVKHSLKNSDKQITYYLTEELGKGCFGQVWGGIDSNQIPVAIKIFHFTDDKNLKAWVNEISNQIGFDHKNIVKIYDFFIDTEPYTSNTRLVIVMEKALTSLDKYLQINKNFSSIHVCWIGCQLCDGLFEIHNSTVIHRDLTLRNILLFPGYHVKIADFGISQRKSDLYLPIVSNTGFPNAIPPEILQQGYSDFQSDIYQLGLILLTLLTGQEPIPQNLDREIINHLINEGQPRKIAESLIEKFGNLAYIISCMLRRRLEWRYQSVLELREDLDKELRNIQMIQMIQMNQIVKNFNQEFYQ
- a CDS encoding reverse transcriptase family protein, translating into MDLFNEPRKKSNVLIYNRKYHVINILLINLQSVAFTNNMNTNHLITIGISLYQENKYSEAIDCFNKIISTDSNCCQAYHYRGLVLRKQRDDQGAIADLKKADTLIADQEYTNIFQKLQNLIGKDYSHFSKNNDNDEFSYIEYKGTWHLEQEIYDLISSELNKLENFLSSRLQTIELLRKKRAENSQFNQERLENKNLPTYNSHEEIAQAMGISVKGLRFLSFSRKNDHYIRFQIPKKPSGYRQISAPKKLLKKAQNWILDNILEKLELHDAAHGFRLKHSIVTNAQIHVGKEVIINIDLKDFFPSISYKRVKGLFKSFGYSETASTIFALICTEAKIKEVEINGEINSLLSWTDRYLPQGAPSSPAITNILCRRLDRKLTFMAKQYGFDYTRYADDLTFSASGESLVNVNNILKLTNLIVKKEDFEINENKTRVVRNYRRQEVTGVIVNEKLNIPRDKLKTFRAVLYKIEKDGLQNYTWGQSKDIIAAIEGFANFVSMVNPEKGGKFIEQIHRIKEKYGIKKDKISDYSPVIRTQSYIINQIYYKLSKLSYSKTKRRMYLTKTYNKRSLQELTEEQLVEFLNYLKNLQSSFDDLDEPPF
- the ahcY gene encoding adenosylhomocysteinase gives rise to the protein MTATTPRLKHEVKDLALAPLGRQRIEWAGREMPVLKQIRDRFEKEKPFAGLRISACAHVTTETAHLAIALKAGGADAVLIASNPLSTQDDVAASLVADHEISVFAQKGEDAATYSRHVQIALDHRPNIIVDDGSDVVAELVQHRQNQIADLIGSTEETTTGIVRLRAMFNEGVLTFPAMNVNDADTKHFFDNRYGTGQSTLDGIIRATNILLAGKTVVVVGYGWCGKGTALRARGMGANVIVTEIDHIKAIEAVMDGFRVLPMAEAAPHGDIFITVTGNKHVVRGEHFDVMKDGAIVCNSGHFDLELDLKYLAANAKEIKDVRPFTEEYKLTNGKSVVVLGQGRLINLAAAEGHPSAVMDMSFANQALAVEYLVKNKGSLAAGLHSIPREVDEEIARLKLQAMGIFIDSLTADQIDYTNSWQSGT